The proteins below are encoded in one region of Phycisphaerae bacterium:
- a CDS encoding trypsin-like serine protease yields MKARAFFPTKRASRLFAGAVAVLLVSAAFSGPAWAITGGEVDQNNTYRNVGAMVYAPPGSEPIVAHSGTLIHPRVVLTAGHCTIYSQQHPELTPDCYFSFGKNAFDPSTWLEIEAFITYPNYEPIPEQSPHDVGVIILKEPICNVPLANLPYAGFLDDLKKAKLLRQPDQGGAPFTVAGYGSTLDRPPPVITAGDGWRRFADSDYLALLPGWLLAQQNFATGNGGTGFGDSGGPAFWIEPDGTRVLVGITSWGDPNCVAMNFYWRVDIPETLDFIDWVINTVLPSLP; encoded by the coding sequence ATGAAAGCGAGAGCGTTTTTCCCAACCAAGCGGGCTTCCAGGCTGTTCGCAGGTGCCGTTGCCGTGCTCTTGGTCTCGGCCGCTTTCAGCGGCCCGGCCTGGGCCATCACCGGTGGCGAAGTGGACCAAAACAACACCTACCGCAACGTCGGGGCTATGGTGTACGCGCCACCAGGTTCGGAGCCGATCGTTGCTCACTCGGGAACACTGATCCATCCGCGCGTGGTCCTCACCGCCGGGCATTGCACAATCTACTCGCAGCAGCATCCGGAGTTAACCCCTGACTGCTATTTCAGCTTTGGGAAGAACGCTTTCGATCCCAGCACCTGGCTCGAGATCGAAGCCTTTATCACATATCCCAACTACGAGCCCATTCCCGAGCAGTCTCCGCACGACGTGGGCGTCATTATCCTAAAGGAACCCATCTGCAACGTGCCGCTGGCGAACCTCCCTTACGCAGGCTTCCTTGACGATCTCAAGAAGGCGAAGCTGCTTCGGCAGCCGGACCAAGGCGGGGCGCCCTTCACCGTGGCAGGCTACGGCTCGACGCTCGATCGGCCCCCGCCGGTAATCACGGCTGGCGATGGCTGGCGTCGGTTCGCCGATTCCGACTACCTCGCCTTGCTCCCCGGCTGGCTGCTGGCCCAGCAGAACTTCGCAACGGGCAACGGCGGCACGGGCTTCGGCGACTCGGGCGGGCCCGCGTTCTGGATTGAGCCCGACGGAACGCGTGTGCTCGTGGGCATCACAAGCTGGGGCGACCCGAACTGCGTGGCGATGAACTTCTACTGGCGAGTGGACATCCCCGAAACGCTGGATTTCATCGACTGGGTGATCAACACAGTGCTTCCGTCGCTCCCATAG